CTCGAAGGGGAAGGGGATCGACCGCGACCGCTGCCTCGACTGCGGCACCTGTATCTCCGTCTGCCCGGGTGGCGCTTTCGAGGGTGATTACGGCGCTCTCCGGGTTCGCGGCCGGAAGGTTCCGATCATGCTCCGGCAGTCCAGCCGCCGGAGGGCCGAAGAGATCTGTAGCGACCTCAAAGAGCAGATCCTGGCGGGGCATTTCCGGCTCACCGGAGGTGGGCGGCCGTGACGGAGAAGTACCGGCTCGAATGCCCCGGGTGCTGGGTCTCGTTCGACGACCACTACACCCTCGACTGCCCGATGGGGTGCCGTGCGCTGATCCGGACGTACTACCACACTCGGCAGCTCGATATCAAAGAACTCCCCGGGATCTTCCGCTACATCGACTGGCTTCCGGTCGAACACTCGCTCCCGCTCGATGCGGGGCCAATCTCCTACCGGAGCGATGCGTTTGCGAAGGAACTCGATCTTGCGCACCTCATCGTGACATTTTCCGGGTACTGGCCGGAACGGGGGGGCAACATCCTGACCTGCTCGTTCAAGGAACTCGAGGCTCAGCCGACGTACCTCCGCCTGCAGGAAAAAGGCAGTGGTGTTCTGCAGATCTCCTCGGCAGGCAACACGGGACGGGCGTTCTGCCAGATCTCGGCACTGACCGGGGTGCCGGTCGTCGTCGTCGTCCCGGCGGAGAACGCCGATCGCATCTGGACGACTGAAAAGGCGGAAAATGTCTGCCTGATCACGGTCGAGGGCGATTACACCGACGCTATCGAACTTGGGAGGCAGGTCTGCACCGTCCCTGGCATCATCGCCGAGGGTGGGGCGCGGAACGTCGCCCGGCGTGACGGGATGGGGACGACGCTGCTCGACGGCACGCTGGCTGCAGGCAGGCTGCCCGACTACTACTTCCAGGCCGTCGGGAGCGGAACCGGCGGGATTGCTGCGTGGGAGGCGGCTGAACGGCTGGTCGGCGACGGGCGGTTCGGAACCCACCGGCCCGAGCTGCACCTATCCCAGAACGCCCCCTTCATCCCGATGGTGCGGGCATGGGAGGGCGGGCGCGACCGTATCGTTCCTGCTGATATGCCCGATGCGGAGGCGGCAATCGCGTCGGTCTCTGCCGACGTCCTCACGAACCGCGAGCCGCCTTACGGCGTGAAGGGCGGAGTGTATGACGCACTCGTCGCGACCGCCGGAAAGATGTATGCGGTCACGAACGACGAGGCACGGGCTGCCGGTGCGCTCTTTTCCGGGCTGGAGGGGATCGATCTCGATCCGGCCGCCGCCGTCGCGGTCGGTTCGCTCGTCCGGGCGGTTGAAGAGGGCAGCATCGATCCCGGAAAGGTCGTCCTCCTCAACATCACCGGCGGCGGTTACGATCGCGTCCGGGAGGATCACGAACAACACCGTATCGAACCGTTCCTCCGCCTCCCCGCCGGAGCCCGGATCGAGGGGGAAGTGCGGGGGGAGATCGCCGGGTGGGTGGCCTCCCATGCGTGAGACCTGTGTCCTTGACCGTCTCGCGGGTCAGGGAGTCGATACGGTGGTATCCCTCCCCTGCGACAGGACGCAGGATCTCTGCACACTCTTTCCGGGGCGATTCCACACGGTCGATCTGACCCGGGAGGAGGACGGCGTCGGGATCTCTGCCGGACTCGTCCTCGCCGGGGGGCGTCCGGTGCTCCATATGCAGAGTTCGGGGCTTGGGAACTCTTTGAATGCTATCATGTCCCTGACGGTGACCTTCGATCTCCCGCTCCCTATCCTCGCGAGCTGGCGGGGTGTCTACAAAGAGGTGATCCCCGCCCAGATCCCGTTCAACCGTGCGGTTCCCGGCGTGCTCGAGGCACTTGGCATTCCCTACACGATCATCCGCGACGAGAGAGAGGAGGATCTTATCGACGCCGTCATCGAGAACGCCTATGGGGAGATGCGTCCACATGTAGCGCTTATCTCGCCAGCCTTCTGGGAGGGGGCGGTGGAAGCCTGCCCGGCCGCGGAGCGACCGCTCCCGCCCCGGAGCCGGGAATCCCTGCTCGAATACCACCGGAAGATCCGCGAGCCCGAGATGACCCGGTACGATGCTATCCGGGTGATCGCTGCGCTTCTCGGAGACGAAGCAGTGGTCTCGAACATCGGTGTTCCGTCAAAGGAGCTCTACGCCGTCCGTGACCGGCCCGAGAACTTCTACATGCTCGGAAGCTACACTCAGGCGACGCCGATCGGCCTCGGTCTCTCCCTGAAAACCGATCGCGACGTGGTGGTGCTCGACGGCGATGGCAGCCTGCTCGGGACAGCCGTCCTCCCGGTGGTGGCGGCCGAGTCCCCCGGGAATCTCACCGTCGTCTGCCTGGACAACGGCGCCTTCGGCAGCACCGGCAACCAGCCGACGAACGCCTATGCCCAGGTGGACATGGAACTCGTCGCCATCGCTGCCGGTATCAGGAATACCGTGAAAGTACATACGCCGGATGAGCTCCGGGAGGCATGGGAGACGCGGGGAGAAGGCCCGACCTTCCTGCACGTGATTATAAAACCCGGCAACGCACCGGTACCGAACATCCCGTATTCTCCGGCCGATATCCGGAACCGGTTTATGCGGGCGCTGCAGCGGGTTTAGTCCCTCCCTGCCGGGTTCCCGGATATATTTATCCCCGCTGCCGCCGTTCCCTGCGCATGCGACTCACCGGTCGGAGGATGCTCCTCTTCGCTGCCCTGCTCCTCTTTCTCGCCGGATACCTGGTGGTGCGCTTCGATGCGCCCGACATGCCGGCCGCCGTATCGGTGCTCTTTCTGCTCGGGCTCGCCCTTCCCTCCTACGTCGCGGTTATACGATGGCTCGGGGCGGCGAGAGGCATTACCCTCCTTGTTCTGCTCAGCCTGCTGCCGCTGGCCGTCGAGGCGTACGCCGTCGCCACCGGCATCCCGTACGGCAGGTTCACCTACTCGCCGCACCTCGGCTACCCGCTCTTCGATCTGGTGCCCTGGACGGTTGCCTTTGCGTACCTGCCGATGCTGCTCGGGGCGGTGACCCTCGCCAGCACCGCCGTCGGCACCGCATGGTATCGGCTGATTCCGGCAGGGGCTCTCTTCCTTCTCCTCATCGACCTCGTCATCGACCCGGCGGCCGTGCACGCCGGCCTCTGGGTCTGGATGGACGGGGGAGTCTACTACGGTGTTCCGGCCTCGAACTTCGCGGGCTGGGTGCTGACCGGTGTGGTCTACGTCGCGCTCGTACTGCTGATCGCCGGAAGGAACCTCTCGTCCGGCCGGCCGGCTCCCGGCATGGTGGCGAGCAGTCTCCTGCTCATTCTGGCGTTCTGGGCCGGTTACCTTACGCAGAATGGCCTCGTCATACCGTCGTTTCTCGGGGCGGCACTGTTCCTGGCGACCTGCCTGGTTATCTTCAGAGACGCTCCCTTCCGGAGATAGTGCCGTGCTGCCTACTCGGGTGTCCCGCACCGGGAATACCCCTGTTTCGTACCGATCGGCAGCCATCTCCGGCAATGCACGTTCCCGGTTCTTGTCGCAACGCGAAAGTTTATATGAAAGATTCGTGATCTTTCAATCGTTTTCGTTCCTTGGGGGGAGTTGTAATGCGGGCTGTAATTGTTGGCGCGGGATTTGGGGGTCTCTCCGTTGCTGCCCTTCTTGCAAAGAAGGGTTTTGACGTCACGGTCATCGAGAAGAACGAACAGCCCGGGGGGCGGGCGAGTGTCTACCGGGAGAACGGCTTTACCTTCGATATGGGGCCGTCCTGGTACCTGATGCCCGACGTCTTCGAGCGGTTCTTCGCCGAGTTCGACCGGCGTCCCGAAGATTTCTTCCGGCTCGTCAGGCTGGATCCCTCGTACCGGGTCTTCTTCGGCGGTGAAGAGACTGTCGACGTCTCGGCAGATCTCGAGAAGAACTACGCCCTCTTTGACTCATTTGAACCGGGAGGGGCAGAGAAACTGAAGGAGTACCTTCGGGAGTCGGGGGAGAAGTACGATCTTACTATGAGCGATCTGCTCTACCGGGACTACCGGACGATCCTCGATCTGTTCGACAGGCGGCTCCTGCTCGAGGGAATGAAACTAAACCCCTTCGAGAGCCTGGAGACCCTTGTCCGGAACCATTTCGAGAGCGACGAGGCCAGGAAGATCGTGCAGTACGCCATCGGTTTCCTCGGCGGCTCGCCCCGGAACACTCCTTCGTTCTACCAGATCATGTCGCATATCGACCTGACCATGGGGGTGTGGTATCCTGAAGGGGGCATCAGGGCGGTGGTGCAGGCACTGGTTTCTCTCGGTCGGGAGCTTGGAGTCGAGTACCGGTACAACGAGCCGGTGACCGCGATCGATGTTGAGCATAAGACTGCCCGTCGCGTCGTCACCCCCGCTGGTTCCTACGATGCCGATATCGTCGCGGTCAACGCAGACTATCCCTTCGCGGAACTAAACCTCCTTGGGAAGGACACGCGGTCGTACTCCGCCTCCTACTGGGAGAAAAAAGTCCTGGCACCGTCTGCGTTCGTCGCCTACCTCGGCGTGAACCGTGAAGTGGCGAGTCTGGTGCATCACAACCTCTTCCTGGAGCAGGACTGGGAGGATAGCTTCGAGGCGATCTTCGACCCCGCGAAGGCCGCCTGGCCGTCGCACCCTTCGTTCTACGTCAACGTCCCCTCGCGGACCGATCCGACCGCTGCGCCGGAGGGCACCGACACACTCTTTCTCCTGGCTCCCCTGGCTCCCGGGCTTGAGGATACGCCGGCTCTGCGCGAACAGTTCTATCAGCTTCTCATGAACCGCCTGGAAGAGATTCTCGGTGAAAATATCCGCGACTCGGTCGTCGTCAAAAGAATATTTGCCCTATCCGACTTTGCCGAGCGGTACAACGCCTACAAAGGCACCGCACTCGGGCTCACCCATACGCTCTGGCAGACGGCGCTCTGGCGTCCTGCACACCGGAGCAAGCACATCGGCAATCTCTACTATACCGGGCAGTACACCCATCCCGGCATCGGTGTGCCGATGACCCTGATATCGTCCCAGATCGTCGCCCGCGAGGTGACCAACCAGTATCGGTGAGGTGTACCGTGATCGACAGAACACTCTACGCCATCTTCAAACGCGGGAGCAAGACCTACTTCTACTCGACGCTCTTCTTCCCGCCGTCGGTCAAAGAGGACGTCTTTGCGCTCTACAGCTTCGTACGTACGGCTGACGACTACGTGGATGCGGTGCCGCAGCAGGTCGAGGAGTTCCATACTTTTGTCGACCGCTATGCATCGGCGGCCGCCGGGGAGGCGACAGGGGATGTGATAGTCGATTCGTTCGTCGATCTTTCCCGACGGAAACAGTTCGATCCGGCATGGACGGAGGCGTTTCTCCATTCCATGGAGAAGGATATCACGGTCGACTCGTATCGGACGATTCACGACCTGGAGGTGTACCTCTACGGCTCGTCCGAGGTGATCGGGCTCATGATGGCGCAGATCCTCGATCTCCCCCCCAAATCGCATACGGCCGCACGGAACCTCGGGCGGGCGATGCAGTACATCAACTTCATCCGCGACATCGCCGAAGACCTCGCCATGGGCAGAACCTATTTTCCCCGGGAAGAGATGGACATGTTCAATCTGGACGACCTTTCGGAGGCCTCCGCCTGCCGAGACCGGGAGCGTTTCGCGGCGTTTATCGCGTCCCAGATCGGGCGGTACCGGGAGTGGCAGGAGCAGGCGGAGAGCGGGTTTCGGTTTATACCCCGCCGGTATCTGATCCCCATAAAGACCGCTTCGGATATGTACCGGTGGACCGCCATGACCATAGACCGGGACCCCGCCATCGTCTACTGCCGGAAGGTGAAGCCGTCGGTGATGCGTATCGTATCCGGCGCCACCTACAATGCTCTGAAGACATGAGATGTGAAGAACCGTGGTTTTGCAACTCCTCTCGCTCGCCTGGCGCATATCGCGCTTCCGTTTCTGGATCTACACCGGCGGCACCTACGTCGTTGGGTATGCGCTCGGGATGGACTCCTGGACGGCCTTCTTTGCGCCCGAATACATCCTTTTCTTGCTCTATTTCTTCCTCCCCGCCAACATCTTCATTTACGGGGTGAACGACTGGTGGGATCAGGAGACCGACCGGTTTAACCCGAAGAAGGACGTAAAGGAGTATCGTCTGAGTCAGGCGGACGGCCGGGACCTGTTCATCCTCATCGGGCTCTCGGGCGGGATCAGCGTTTTGCTGCTCTTCTGGCTCGATGCCGTCGGGCAGGCGCTTCTCCTCTCGTTCCTCTTCCTCTCCTACTTCTACAGTGCGCCTCCCCTCCGGTTCAAGGAGGTGCCGTCCCTCGACTTTTCGTCGAACATGCTGTATATTATGCCAGGGATCCTTGGCTACTACCTCTCGAGCGGGGTCTTCCCGCCGCTCCTCCTGGTTCTCGCTGGATTTCTCCACATCGCGGCGATGCACCTCTTCTCCGCCATCCCCGACATTGGCTACGACGAGGCCGCAGGGTTGACGACTACGGCGGTTCTCCTGCGGGAACGCCGTTCGCTTCTCCTCTGCCTCGCGTTCTGGTCAGGCCTCGCCGCCATCGTTGTATGGCTCTCCGGCGCGAGCCCGCTCAGTCTGCTGGTGCTGGTCTACCCCGCCATTCCCCTCGCCCTCCTGATGCGGCAGAGCCTCTCCATCGAGCGGGTCTACTGGTATCTCCCCTACATCAACACGAGCCTCGGCGGGCTGGTCTTCGCCCTTGCGACCCTCAGGACGGTCGCCTGGTAGGTTCAGACGAGCACCGTCGTGATCAGCGGGATCGTCAGGAGCGACCCGATCGTCGAGACGAAGACGACCTGCGAGGCGAGGCGCGAGTCGGAACCGTACTGCTCGGCGAAGATGACGGTATTTGCGGCGACCGGCATCGCGGCGAGGGTGATCAGGACGCCGAGAATGAGCGGGTCCGAGACGAAGGGCCGGGCGATGAACCAGAATACGACCGGCACCATGAGGAGCCTGATGACACTGACGGCGGCGGTGCGCCAGCTCCCGACCATCTCCCGCGCCGGGAAGGTGGCGAGCAGTGCCCCGACGACGATCATGGCAAGCGGTGTCGTCACGTCGCCGAGGATCGCGAGCGAGTCGATGAAGGGCGGGGGGATCTCAATCGACCAGAGGAAGAGGAGAAACCCGATCACCGATGCGGCGATACCGGGATTTAACAGCATCTTCGGGTCGAACCCCTCCCGCCGCCCCTCCGTCATCATCGCTATCCCGACCGAGAAGACGAGGATGTTGAAGAGCAGGTTGAAGATGGCGACGAAGAAGAGGGCTTCGGCACCGTAGATGGCCCCGATGACGGGGAATCCCATGAAACCGACGTTGCCGAAGACGACGGCGAACTGGAAGACTCCCTTCTCCGCAGCCTCGCGGGAGAGCGCTCTTGATGTGAGGTAGGCGACGGCGAACGAGAGGAGGTAGAGCCCCCCGCTCAGAAGGAGCAGTTCTTCGGTATCGGCGAGGCGGTCAGGAGAGAAGGGCACCTGCATCGAGACGATGATCAGGGCAGGGATCGTGACGTTGATGAGCAGCGCCGAGATCCGCCCGGTCGAGTGCCGGTCGAGGATGCCTGCGGCGAGGGCGATGTAACCCGCCGCGATCAGAAGGACGAGGATGAATATCCGATCCGCCACCGTCAGAAACTCCGTGATCATCCCGTCCATGCCGTTGCACTCCGTCTGTTGTTCCTCAAAGGTGCGCTCCGATCACCCATTACGGTTCTGCTCGATGCCATCGGGATGAGCAGAGTTATTACGCCGGCAACGCCACCTCTCTTTCATGCTCGAAAAACTGTGGTATCTCGCAGTATCGGCAGTGATCCGGAACCGCGAGGGGAAGGTGCTGCTCCTGAAACGTTCTCCCGACGACGAGATCAATCCGGGGAAGTGGGATCTCCCCGGCGGCAAACCCGACCCCGGCGAGACTTTCGACCGTGCTCTCCGGCGGGAGGTCTACGAGGAGACCGGGATGCACGTTGTGCTCACGGAGGTCGCCGGTGCCGGGGAGCTCGATCTGCCCGACAAACGGATCGCCTACCTGATCCTCGCGTGCGACGTCGACACCGAGGAGGTCAGGCTCAGCCCCGAGCACGACGAGTACGCCTGGCTTGCTCACGGGGAGATACGCGACCTCGACCTTGCGGAGCAGTTCGTGGGGCTGTTCGCCGCTTTCAGGTAGCCTATCTTCCCTTCCGGAGCCGCCGGAGCACCAGGTACCAGAGTGTGAACGTCACGAAGAGGAACGCCTCGCCGGCGAAGAGGAGCAGGGGATCGCGGAGGGTGCTTGCGCCCTGCACGGTATACCCACGGAAGAACGCGGCGAGGAGGGCCGCTCCGAGTGTCAGGGTGACGGCCGAGGTGCCGAGCAGACTGGAGATCCGGTGACCGCTGCCCGGGCGGAGGATCCGTCGAGGATTTCGGGACTGTCGCTCGCGTCAACGGCAGCACATACGTCATTCGGGCGGTAGACGGAACGTGCTACGCCCCTGTCAACCCGGACGAGGACTATCAAAACGACGACAAGGTGGTCTCCTTCCGGGGTGTTGTTTCGGACGCTGGCGGAGCGTCGGAAACATCGGGTATCTCCCTCGAGATCCGCGATATCGGCACCTACGTTTCACCTGGGGGCAAACGCCACGGTCACCCTCGAGAGGATGCGGCCGTGAAGTGAACGGTCTCGCTGCTGGGCTCTTGTAACATTCCTTTCCGCCGCCCTCCGGACGAGAGCCGCCGGCCAGGTGCACGGGGACGGGAATTGCCGTTCTGGTTAAGAAATGCTTAAATGTCAGCAATCCGGCGCAGATCCGCCGGCATTTCGACCCGCACAGATGCCCGCAGACGACCGATCACAAGGTCGGGCATGGATTCCTCGAAAAATTACCTGCCCCTCATATGGTCGATATGGCCTCACGATCCTTCCGTATTTCAGGAATCGGGCTGACTATCGCCGCGAACTGCCTGTGCCGGGATCCGCTCCCGGAAGCCACCAGTAGAATCGGAAAATGGCGGCAATTCTGCCCTGTTTCAGAACGGTGAGTGGCCGCCCCCTCCCCGGGTACGGCCGTGGCCATCAGCACGCTCCAGGCCGTCCCGCCGGCACAATAACCCTTATCTCCCTCCCGCAAGAGAGATACTATCCATGCTGGATCAGTTCAAAGGCTGTCTGCTGGGGGCCGCGATCGGTGACGCGCTCGGGATGGCGGGTGAGAGCGGCCCGCCGAGCCTCCAGCGGCTCGGAGGAGGATACCGGCGTGCATGGCGGGGACACCCGAACGCCGGCTTGAAACCCGGGCAGTTCACCGATGATACCCAGATGATGCTCATGGTTGCGGAGCTGCTCGCCGACGGGACGTACACGGACGAGGCCTACGCCGCGAATCTCGCACGGATGTATATGAAAGGGGAGATGCGATTCGCAGACGGCTCCGTCGGTGCGGCATGCGAGCACCTCCTCTTAAAAGGCCCCATGAACAGCGGGGTGAACTCGAACACTTCCGGGTGCGTCAGTATCGGGATTCCGTTCGCCCTGCTCTACGACGACCCCGTCGAGGTCACTGAACGGGTGGTCACGGCATGCAGCATCACCCACACCCACCCGGCCGCTCACGCAGGAGCGGTCACCGTCGCCATGCTGATCCACTATACCATACGCGGGTACCCCGATGCCCTCGAGCTTGCCCGGAGAAACGCCATGTTCGAGGATGCCGTCCTCGGCAATAAGATCCGCGACGCCCTCCGGATAGAGCGGGAGGGGATCAGCCTCGAGAGTGCGCTCTCGGTACTCGGCAACGACGTCACCGTCCACCAGACCGTACCGCTCGCCTTCTTCCTCGCAAGCCGGATCACCGATGTCGACGACCTCCTCTCCACGGCCTCGAACGTCGGCGGCAACACCGATACGATCGCGCTCATCTGTGGTGCATACGCCGGAGCAAAATATGGAAAGGGAGTATTCCGGCCTGATCTCACGGACGGGCTCGAGGATAGAGGGCGCATTGAAAATATCGCAAACCGGCTCTACCAGCGCTACACCAATAAGGATTAAGTTTTTATAAAAGCCACATGTGTTTCATGCACATTGCGATCATCGGAGCCTCCGGGTACACCGGCGGCGAGCTGATGCGGCTGCTCGCGAACCATCCCTCCGCAGAGGTCGTCTGCGCCACGTCCCGCAAACAGGGCGGTCTTCCCGTCGCGGCCGTCCACCCGCACCTCCGCGGTCTGACCGATCTGGCGTTTCAGAACATCGATGTCGATGATATCGACGCTGACTTTGCCTTTCTGGCCGTCCCCCATACTGCCGCCATGAAGGTGGCGGGCGCCCTGCTTGAGCGCGGGATTAAGACCGTCGACCTCTCCGCCGACTACCGCCTGCCGAAGGATATCTTCGAGAAGGTTTACGGCGTTCCCCACGAGGCCTACTTCGACGCACCCTACGGTCTTCCCGAACTCCACCGTGAT
This sequence is a window from Methanoculleus taiwanensis. Protein-coding genes within it:
- a CDS encoding cysteate synthase; protein product: MTEKYRLECPGCWVSFDDHYTLDCPMGCRALIRTYYHTRQLDIKELPGIFRYIDWLPVEHSLPLDAGPISYRSDAFAKELDLAHLIVTFSGYWPERGGNILTCSFKELEAQPTYLRLQEKGSGVLQISSAGNTGRAFCQISALTGVPVVVVVPAENADRIWTTEKAENVCLITVEGDYTDAIELGRQVCTVPGIIAEGGARNVARRDGMGTTLLDGTLAAGRLPDYYFQAVGSGTGGIAAWEAAERLVGDGRFGTHRPELHLSQNAPFIPMVRAWEGGRDRIVPADMPDAEAAIASVSADVLTNREPPYGVKGGVYDALVATAGKMYAVTNDEARAAGALFSGLEGIDLDPAAAVAVGSLVRAVEEGSIDPGKVVLLNITGGGYDRVREDHEQHRIEPFLRLPAGARIEGEVRGEIAGWVASHA
- the comE gene encoding sulfopyruvate decarboxylase subunit beta, whose product is MRETCVLDRLAGQGVDTVVSLPCDRTQDLCTLFPGRFHTVDLTREEDGVGISAGLVLAGGRPVLHMQSSGLGNSLNAIMSLTVTFDLPLPILASWRGVYKEVIPAQIPFNRAVPGVLEALGIPYTIIRDEREEDLIDAVIENAYGEMRPHVALISPAFWEGAVEACPAAERPLPPRSRESLLEYHRKIREPEMTRYDAIRVIAALLGDEAVVSNIGVPSKELYAVRDRPENFYMLGSYTQATPIGLGLSLKTDRDVVVLDGDGSLLGTAVLPVVAAESPGNLTVVCLDNGAFGSTGNQPTNAYAQVDMELVAIAAGIRNTVKVHTPDELREAWETRGEGPTFLHVIIKPGNAPVPNIPYSPADIRNRFMRALQRV
- a CDS encoding carotenoid biosynthesis protein, which codes for MRLTGRRMLLFAALLLFLAGYLVVRFDAPDMPAAVSVLFLLGLALPSYVAVIRWLGAARGITLLVLLSLLPLAVEAYAVATGIPYGRFTYSPHLGYPLFDLVPWTVAFAYLPMLLGAVTLASTAVGTAWYRLIPAGALFLLLIDLVIDPAAVHAGLWVWMDGGVYYGVPASNFAGWVLTGVVYVALVLLIAGRNLSSGRPAPGMVASSLLLILAFWAGYLTQNGLVIPSFLGAALFLATCLVIFRDAPFRR
- a CDS encoding phytoene desaturase family protein; the protein is MRAVIVGAGFGGLSVAALLAKKGFDVTVIEKNEQPGGRASVYRENGFTFDMGPSWYLMPDVFERFFAEFDRRPEDFFRLVRLDPSYRVFFGGEETVDVSADLEKNYALFDSFEPGGAEKLKEYLRESGEKYDLTMSDLLYRDYRTILDLFDRRLLLEGMKLNPFESLETLVRNHFESDEARKIVQYAIGFLGGSPRNTPSFYQIMSHIDLTMGVWYPEGGIRAVVQALVSLGRELGVEYRYNEPVTAIDVEHKTARRVVTPAGSYDADIVAVNADYPFAELNLLGKDTRSYSASYWEKKVLAPSAFVAYLGVNREVASLVHHNLFLEQDWEDSFEAIFDPAKAAWPSHPSFYVNVPSRTDPTAAPEGTDTLFLLAPLAPGLEDTPALREQFYQLLMNRLEEILGENIRDSVVVKRIFALSDFAERYNAYKGTALGLTHTLWQTALWRPAHRSKHIGNLYYTGQYTHPGIGVPMTLISSQIVAREVTNQYR
- a CDS encoding phytoene/squalene synthase family protein, whose product is MIDRTLYAIFKRGSKTYFYSTLFFPPSVKEDVFALYSFVRTADDYVDAVPQQVEEFHTFVDRYASAAAGEATGDVIVDSFVDLSRRKQFDPAWTEAFLHSMEKDITVDSYRTIHDLEVYLYGSSEVIGLMMAQILDLPPKSHTAARNLGRAMQYINFIRDIAEDLAMGRTYFPREEMDMFNLDDLSEASACRDRERFAAFIASQIGRYREWQEQAESGFRFIPRRYLIPIKTASDMYRWTAMTIDRDPAIVYCRKVKPSVMRIVSGATYNALKT
- a CDS encoding prenyltransferase translates to MVLQLLSLAWRISRFRFWIYTGGTYVVGYALGMDSWTAFFAPEYILFLLYFFLPANIFIYGVNDWWDQETDRFNPKKDVKEYRLSQADGRDLFILIGLSGGISVLLLFWLDAVGQALLLSFLFLSYFYSAPPLRFKEVPSLDFSSNMLYIMPGILGYYLSSGVFPPLLLVLAGFLHIAAMHLFSAIPDIGYDEAAGLTTTAVLLRERRSLLLCLAFWSGLAAIVVWLSGASPLSLLVLVYPAIPLALLMRQSLSIERVYWYLPYINTSLGGLVFALATLRTVAW
- a CDS encoding AEC family transporter yields the protein MDGMITEFLTVADRIFILVLLIAAGYIALAAGILDRHSTGRISALLINVTIPALIIVSMQVPFSPDRLADTEELLLLSGGLYLLSFAVAYLTSRALSREAAEKGVFQFAVVFGNVGFMGFPVIGAIYGAEALFFVAIFNLLFNILVFSVGIAMMTEGRREGFDPKMLLNPGIAASVIGFLLFLWSIEIPPPFIDSLAILGDVTTPLAMIVVGALLATFPAREMVGSWRTAAVSVIRLLMVPVVFWFIARPFVSDPLILGVLITLAAMPVAANTVIFAEQYGSDSRLASQVVFVSTIGSLLTIPLITTVLV
- a CDS encoding NUDIX hydrolase; translation: MLEKLWYLAVSAVIRNREGKVLLLKRSPDDEINPGKWDLPGGKPDPGETFDRALRREVYEETGMHVVLTEVAGAGELDLPDKRIAYLILACDVDTEEVRLSPEHDEYAWLAHGEIRDLDLAEQFVGLFAAFR
- a CDS encoding ADP-ribosylglycohydrolase family protein, with translation MLDQFKGCLLGAAIGDALGMAGESGPPSLQRLGGGYRRAWRGHPNAGLKPGQFTDDTQMMLMVAELLADGTYTDEAYAANLARMYMKGEMRFADGSVGAACEHLLLKGPMNSGVNSNTSGCVSIGIPFALLYDDPVEVTERVVTACSITHTHPAAHAGAVTVAMLIHYTIRGYPDALELARRNAMFEDAVLGNKIRDALRIEREGISLESALSVLGNDVTVHQTVPLAFFLASRITDVDDLLSTASNVGGNTDTIALICGAYAGAKYGKGVFRPDLTDGLEDRGRIENIANRLYQRYTNKD